The proteins below come from a single Cylindrospermopsis raciborskii Cr2010 genomic window:
- a CDS encoding alpha/beta fold hydrolase, whose product MSHTRKTLSIPNMEISYLEWSQGHEPLLLLHGMADNALVWLSLGDYLSPNYHVIAPDMRGHGNSSKPETDYSFTSAIADLEALMNSLGWLSANVVSHSWTGKLAAIWARQNPGRLKTMTLVDPIFIWKMPRVLKLIFPLLYNVLPSLQTMGPFSSYEAAEEKIKKLVHFREWNDLQQQVFQGGIEQKPDGTWGSKFTVAARDGIFDAVLEVAGFIHPVEIPTLFVQPEKGVNRQDWQIKPYKDNLKNLTWKKIPGTHWPFLSNPEEFNLTIAEFLAQSI is encoded by the coding sequence GTCAGGGTCATGAACCTTTACTACTACTCCACGGGATGGCTGATAATGCCCTGGTTTGGTTAAGTTTGGGCGATTATTTGTCCCCAAATTACCATGTTATAGCTCCCGATATGCGTGGTCATGGTAACAGCAGTAAACCGGAAACAGATTATTCCTTTACAAGTGCGATCGCTGATTTGGAAGCCTTAATGAATAGTCTTGGTTGGTTGAGTGCTAATGTAGTTAGTCACTCTTGGACAGGTAAACTAGCAGCTATTTGGGCTAGGCAAAATCCAGGGAGGTTAAAAACTATGACTTTAGTAGACCCGATTTTTATTTGGAAGATGCCTAGGGTACTTAAATTAATCTTTCCTTTGTTGTATAACGTATTACCATCTTTACAAACTATGGGTCCATTTAGCAGTTATGAAGCAGCTGAGGAGAAAATCAAAAAACTGGTTCACTTTCGAGAATGGAATGATTTGCAACAACAAGTTTTTCAAGGGGGAATAGAGCAAAAACCGGATGGCACGTGGGGTAGTAAATTTACCGTGGCCGCTCGTGACGGAATTTTTGATGCAGTATTAGAAGTAGCTGGTTTTATTCACCCCGTGGAAATACCCACCCTGTTTGTTCAACCTGAAAAAGGAGTGAATCGCCAAGATTGGCAAATCAAACCTTATAAAGACAACCTTAAAAACCTCACCTGGAAAAAGATCCCAGGAACCCATTGGCCGTTTCTAAGTAACCCAGAAGAATTTAATCTTACTATAGCTGAATTCTTAGCACAATCAATATAG